A genomic window from Thunnus thynnus chromosome 12, fThuThy2.1, whole genome shotgun sequence includes:
- the LOC137193776 gene encoding uncharacterized protein CXorf38 homolog, whose product MDTIQKLNEEPVFWNNFKVHIVLRRLGECLEPFIDEEITVFQDRMKQQCGSARCEKKCEFSNWDSTCNQPIPPFDCEVCTAWRDAILTHHSNQNGKVMWMNSKPHLWSQDKWEVAKVYMSNGHKNHNSLGDFDIAAFLCLMNQCKHFKKFKLGGLCEEVSFVRNSIMHSPNYQLKQKDLDNYMTRIRKLCKVLVKHHPNFGSLSREIDEIQRLDLTLFARDNQAQNKEELEDKLVAALEANRKAKKTEDLLRRKVKKLEKTLSERDEEIKTLRLSYKEKLKEAIKVIWTKIEKFLGERAQPKISVGVSDYVQVVLPDWSGCWNS is encoded by the exons ATGGATACTATTCAGAAACTTAATGAAGAGCCAGTATTCTGGAATAACTTTAAAGTTCACATAGTTTTGAGACGCCTTGGTGAATGTCTGGAGCCGTTCATCGATGAGGAAATAACGGTTTTCCAAGATAGAATGAAGCAACAATGCGGCTCCGCTCGGTGTGAGAAGAAATGCGAGTTTTCAAACTGGGACTCCACGTGTAACCAACCG ATTCCTCCGTTTGATTGCGAGGTGTGCACTGCTTGGAGAGATGCGATATTGACTCACCACTCCAATCAGAACGGAAAAGTGATGTGGATGAACAGTAAACCTCACCTGTGGTCCCAAGACAAATGGGAAGTGGCTAAG gtgtACATGTCAAATGGCCATAAGAACCATAACTCACTTGGTGATTTTGacattgctgcatttctgtGTCTCATGAATCAATGCAAGCACTTCAAGAAGTTTAAGCTCGGAGGGCTGTGTGAAGAG GTTTCCTTTGTCCGGAACAGTATCATGCATTCTCCAAATTACCAGCTGAAGCAAAAGGATTTGGACAATTACATGACACGGATCAGAAAACTGTGTAAAGTGCTGGTGAAACATCATCCCAACTTTGGAAGTCTGTCTCGAGAAATCGATGAG ATTCAGCGCCTTGACTTGACCCTGTTTGCACGAGACAATCAGGCTCAGAATAAAGAGGAACTGGAGGATAAACTTGTT GCTGCTCTGGAGGCCaacagaaaagcaaagaaaactgAGGACTTACTCAGGAGGAAGGTGAAGAAGCTGGAGAAAACCCTCTCTGAGCGTGACGAGGAGATAAAGACTCTGCGTCTCTCCTACAAAGAAAAGCTGAAG GAGGCCATTAAAGTTATCTGGACGAAGATAGAGAAGTTTCTGGGAGAGAGGGCTCAGCCGAAAATTAG TGTGGGCGTGTCTGATTACGTACAGGTTGTGCTCCCTGATTGGTCTGGGTGCTGGAACAGCTGA